In Chanodichthys erythropterus isolate Z2021 chromosome 11, ASM2448905v1, whole genome shotgun sequence, a single window of DNA contains:
- the helz2c gene encoding 3'-5' exoribonuclease HELZ2, which translates to MYMETSEGSSASSSSSIEVNHYETVCKTLFESLESEFEFDQQLCKEDIEKVLTTNPEVFKHCKLEIERHDQAYARPLDEPMLSIKIYGRENVGRSFPGDEVCVEILSREQCPQEGEVLYGRVVGLINRDENSLTFICKMVEDNPTFVTPINKRITRIRTVQNQRYKIEVRQFKCGRWVRKEFVNIAENQMLVVKVLKWENMKTFPLGVVTKVIPECDALHEMLCIELGFEGTPPPFKLQVPEDDMASERKDLCEIITFTIDSTTAQDLDDAISVTEMGHSYQIGVHITDVASCITKDSEQDEFARLRGRTIYTSEKEDDVAFMFSRELSNDHLSLMPEKDRKAISLLIDVDKKTSNILNCEFYPTRIRSDRRMSYEEADQIIQKYYCSDDTQPLRFSCVEDCVAVAYHFSEVHRKCRLGGRWQFGRQAGRSRSHAMVEELMNLYNSAVAEKLISTEVTKDLTPLRCHREPDPERLIQFRKKYIDHIPMSLYFSNIFEVDTENSISFNIFTSIFHKMEAFARSKDYYNLMQLIFSDEIHPTFIPMVREFCDIQNKAFILRSCSSTDSRLGHYDLQLNAYTWASSPMRRYLDLILQRLLHTMLSKKNRRQVDYTKNEISKFCQSGMDAEENETKVLRLRKVQFEPKDVVKLAVVDQITPQGHEFTISFPLHPTLEVITIMYKHLKVVDQPSYNKDKNSMTLKWKRRVYSFGDSFKISDPSKPMKNVTPVSSVMWKSLVSAVKQQDWVKIEQCLRDLKRGEIENEETKRPTTDVCSEEQRHYKEQTMELKSGTVVQVQLGTELKDSFPVPVVLLLNINECFEICLEHTRNPTECFSKAVCSASKIFYNNYKDYQNIWRQLCQIDTAYNALEENNSVILENVHIKWSGDETNLQGFFYITKTQKKEWSLEFDLRNCFLCIRLRHQKPENDESDAKHLNGSAVSDLQGSLPFTWVAHGVTSKSKKKKDTDNEDRINFQITQRSMSYIPPKVYAQGTNFTIEVIPKKIPFVLREQAIANLKLANNLVKNVATRQQLEELNDDDDIENISLYDVDENLNLPPLNESQKKAVEEAMMKPFTVIQGPPGTGKTVVGIHIVYQFFMKNKDFLASSESSKSTPDEKPPKKPAILYCGPSNKSVDIVAEQLLKLRGVLKPLRIYCDQMEMREFPYPGSNLKLCRRSLRDEKPKEELRDITLMYLVRKAENPFSGKITDLDGSLTEDKIDDYRKDLKEAHQHEIKKYDVVLCTCASALKPEIREVMDFRQILIDECAMATEPEAFIPLVSYNPQQIVLLGDHKQIQPIVQCALVKKMGMQRSLFERYMDLAIMLDTQYRMHEEICRFPSEVFYDGKLKTGAERGPPFLLNKYGLPTPILFGHVQGEEVSLVVSTEKGNENSVANTKEAKQAVNVAHLLITKSHVPPQCIAILTPYNAQVSEIKKTMEKRGITNVTVCTIMKSQGSEWPYVIISTVRSCSISDSEKYTKSNAWLGKRLGFITDPNQVNVAITRAQDGLCILGNSDLLRFCKLWEELLDHYYRKGCVVNPANNIQVQELLKKKMNKKQKKP; encoded by the exons ATGTACATGGAGACCTCGGAGGGTAGCTCTgctagcagcagcagcagcattgaGGTTAATCACTATGAGACAGTTTGCAAAACCCTCTTTGAAAGTCTGGAGTCTGAGTTTGAATTTGATCAGCAACTCTGCAAGGAAGATATTGAAAAAGTTTTGACTACCAATCCAGAGGTTTTTAAACACTGTAAACTTGAAATAGAAAGACATGATCAGGCATATGCCAGGCCTCTTGATGAACCAATGCTCTCTATCAAAATCTATGGCAGAGAAAATGTGGGCAGATCTTTTCCTGGAGATGAAGTCTGTGTAGAGATCTTGAGCAGAGAACAATGTCCGCAGGAAGGTGAAGTGTTATATGGGCGGGTCGTTGGATTAATAAATAGAGATGAAAACTCATTAACCTTCATCTGTAAGATGGTGGAAGACAATCCAACATTTGTTACACCCATTAACAAACGCATAACCAGAATACGTACAGTTCAAAATCAGAGATACAAAATTGAAGTACGACAATTCAAATGCGGACGCTGGGTTAGAAAGGAATTTGTAAACATAGCTGAGAATCAAATGTTAGTTGTCAAGGTTTTAAAATGGGAAAATATGAAAACATTCCCTCTCGGTGTGGTTACAAAAGTAATTCCAGAGTGTGATGCTTTGCATGAAATGCTATGCATTGAACTTGGCTTTGAAGGCACACCTCCACCGTTCAAACTACAAGTACCTGAAGACGATATGGCTTCAGAAAGGAAGGATTTGTGTGAAATTATCACTTTCACCATTGACTCAACTACAGCTCAAGACCTGGATGATGCCATTAGTGTGACTGAAATGGGTCATTCCTACCAGATTGGTGTTCACATCACAGACGTCGCAAGTTGCATTACCAAAGATAGCGAGCAAGACGAATTCGCTAGACTGCGCGGCAGAACAATTTACACTTCAGAGAAGGAAGACGACGTGGCGTTCATGTTCTCAAGAGAGCTGAGCAATGACCACTTGAGTTTAATGCCCGAAAAAGATCGGAAAGCCATATCTTTGCTGATAGACGTTGACAAGAAAACAAGTAATATACTAAACTGTGAATTTTATCCGACCCGCATTAGGTCTGACAGACGGATGTCGTACGAAGAGGCAGACCAAATTATTCAGAAGTACTACTGCTCGGATGACACACAGCCTCTGCGGTTCTCTTGCGTGGAGGATTGTGTAGCTGTTGCATACCATTTCTCTGAGGTGCACCGAAAATGCAGACTGGGAGGCAGATGGCAATTTGGGAGGCAGGCAGGACGAAGTCGCTCTCACGCCATGGTGGAGGAACTAATGAATCTCTACAATAGTGCCGTCGCCGAAAAACTCATATCTACAGAAGTCACAAAAGATCTCACACCACTGAGGTGTCACCGGGAGCCAGACCCAGAACGACTGATCCAGTTTAGAAAGAAATACATTGACCATATTCCCATGTCACTTTACTTTTCAAATATCTTTGAGGTAGATACTGAAAATA GCATATCATTTAACATTTTCACCTCCATATTTCACAAGATGGAAGCGTTTGCACGGAGCAAAGACTATTATAATCTGATGCAGTTAATTTTTTCAGATGAAATCCATCCAACATTTATCCCCATGGTTCGGGAGTTTTGTGACATTCAGAATAAAGCCTTCATCCTTCGTTCATGCTCCTCGACAGATTCCAGGTTGGGTCACTATGATTTACAGCTTAACGCCTACACCTGGGCATCATCTCCTATGAGGCGTTATCTGGACCTTATCTTGCAGAGACTTCTGCACACCATGCTCTCTAAGAAAAACCGAAGGCAAGTTGACTacacaaaaaatgaaatcaGCAAGTTTTGTCAGTCTGGAATGGATGCAGAAGAGAATGAGACTAAGGTGTTGAGACTAAGAAAGGTTCAGTTTGAACCCAAAGATGTGGTCAAACTTGCAGTCGTGGACCAGATCACTCCGCAGGGGCATGAATTCACAATATCGTTCCCTCTACATCCTACGTTAGAGGTGATTACTATCATGTACAAGCATCTGAAAGTTGTTGATCAGCCGAGTTACAATAAGGACAAGAACTCCATGACTCTTAAGTGGAAGAGGAGAGTGTATTCGTTCGGCGATTCATTCAAGATTTCAGACCCATCAAAGCCCATGAAGAATGTGACTCCAGTGTCAAGTGTCATGTGGAAAAGTCTGGTATCTGCCGTAAAACAACAGGATTGGGTTAAGATTGAGCAATGCCTCAGAGACCTGAAAAGAGGGGAGATTGAGAATGAAGAAACTAAAAGGCCGACAACTGATGTTTGTTCAGAGGAACAACGCCATTACAAGGAACAAACCATGGAGCTGAAGTCAGGCACAGTTGTTCAGGTGCAACTTGGAACTGAACTCAAAGACAGCTTTCCAGTTCCTGTAGTTCTACTGCTGAACATTAATGAATGCTTTGAGATCTGTTTGGAGCACACAAGAAACCCTACTGAGTGCTTCTCCAAAGCAGTATGTAGTGCATCTAAGATTTTTTATAATAACTACAAGGACTACCAGAACATCTGGAGACAACTATGTCAGATAGACACCGCCTATAATGctttagaagaaaataacagTGTCATCTTAGAGAATGTGCATATAAAATGGAGCGGAGATGAAACAAATCTCCAAGGGTTTTTTTATATAACCAAGACTCAGAAAAAGGAATGGTCTCTGGAGTTTGACCTTAGGAACTGCTTCTTGTGCATCAGACTAAGACATCAGAAACCAGAGAACGATGAGAGTGATgcaaaacatttgaatggatcTGCAGTTTCAGATCTGCAGGGTTCACTACCTTTCACATGGGTTGCACATGGAGTAACCAGCAAATCAAAGAAAAAGAAGGATACAGACAATGAAGACCGGATTAATTTTCAGATCACACAAAGATCTATGAGTTACATCCCACCCAAGGTTTATGCCCAGGGAACAAACTTCACCATAGAGGTCATTCCCAAAAAAATTCCATTTGT GCTCAGGGAACAAGCGATTGCTAACCTAAAACTGGCTAATAACCTGGTGAAGAATGTCGCCACTAGACAACAACTGGAAGAACTGAATGATG ATGATGATATAGAAAATATCAGCTTGTACGACGTGGACGAAAACTTGAACCTGCCACCTCTGAATGAGAGCCAGAAGAAGGCTGTTGAGGAAGCTATGATGAAACCTTTTACTGTGATTCAAGGCCCACCAG GTACAGGGAAAACAGTGGTTGGTATTCACATTGTTTACCAGTTTTTCATGAAGAACAAAGACTTTCTGGCCTCGTCTGAATCTTCCAAATCAACCCCTGATGAGAAACCCCCCAAAAAGCCTGCCATCCTGTACTGCGGACCTTCGAACAAGTCTGTGGACATTGTTGCAG AGCAGTTGCTAAAACTCAGGGGAGTCCTAAAGCCTCTGAGAATCTACTGTGATCAGATGGAAATGCGTGAATTTCCATATCCAGGCAGTAACCTGAAGCTTTGCCGCAGATCCCTCCGTGATGAAAAGCCAAAGGAGGAGCTCAG GGATATTACTCTGATGTACCTTGTCCGTAAAGCTGAAAATcctttttcaggaaaaataacagaCTTGGATGGGAGCTTAACCGAGGATAAAATAGATGA CTACAGGAAAGATTTGAAGGAAGCTCATCAGCATGAGATTAAGAAGTATGATGTAGTACTGTGCACCTGCGCCTCAGCATTGAAACCCGAAATCCGGGAGGTCATGGATTTCCGGCAGATACTCATTGATGAATGTGCAATGGCAACAGAGCCAGAGGCCTTCATCCCTTTAGTTTCCTACAATCCACAGCAG ATTGTTTTGTTGGGTGACCACAAACAGATACAGCCAATAGTGCAGTgtgcccttgtgaaaaagatgGGCATGCAGCGGTCTCTGTTTGAACGCTACATGGATCTGGCCATAATGTTGGACACTCAGTACAGAATG CATGAAGAAATTTGCAGGTTTCCTTCGGAAGTGTTTTATGATGGCAAACTGAAAactggagctgaacgaggaccCCCCTTCCTTCTTAACAAGTACGGGCTGCCAACGCCGATCTTGTTTGGCCATGTCCAAGGAGAAGAAGTCAGTTTAGTGGTATCTACAGAAAAGGGCAATGAGAACTCAGTGGCCAACACTAAGGAAGCAAAGCAGGCT gtcaATGTGGCACATCTGTTGATTACAAAATCACATGTACCACCTCAGTGTATTGCGATTCTGACTCCTTACAATGCACAGGTGTCAGAGATCAAAAAGACAATGGAGAAGAGGGGTATTACAAATGTCACCGTTTGCACAATTATGAAAAGCCAAG GAAGTGAGTGGCCGTATGTGATCATCTCCACTGTTCGTTCCTGCTCCATATCTGACAGTGAAAAGTACACAAAAAGTAATGCCTGGCTAGGAAAAAGACTCGGATTCATCACTGATCCAAATCAGGTCAATGTTGCCATAACTCGTGCACAGGATGGACTGTGCATTCTGG GTAATAGTGACCTGTTGAGATTCTGTAAACTTTGGGAAGAACTCCTGGATCACTATTACAGAAAGGGCTGTGTGGTGAATCCAGCAAATAACATTCAGGTCCAAGAGCTGCTGAAAAAGAAGATGaataagaaacagaaaaagcCTTGA